A genomic segment from Apium graveolens cultivar Ventura unplaced genomic scaffold, ASM990537v1 ctg8474, whole genome shotgun sequence encodes:
- the LOC141705038 gene encoding uncharacterized protein LOC141705038 translates to MGLTRCPYEHAVYTRKVEGEVLIVAVYVDDLLVTGTNVAVISEFKEQMGETFDMSDLGTLSYYLESRLSREKGFSDSDLAGHIDDRKSTGGVVFYLNESVITWVSQKQKCVALSSCEAEFMAATGSSVSRNMAAKVAWGK, encoded by the exons ATGGGTTTGACAAGGTGCCCATACGAGCACGCTGTGTACACAAGAAAGGTCGAAGGTGAGGTGTTAATCGTGGCTGTTTATGTTGATGATTTACTGGTAACGGGAACTAATGTAGCTGTCATAAGCGAGTTTAAAGAACAGATGGGAGAAACGTTTGACATGAGCGATCTGGGAACTCTCTCTTATTACCTGGAATCGAGGTTGAGCAGGGAAAAGG GGTTCTCAGATAGTGACTTGGCTGGTCATATCGATGACAGAAAGAGTACCGGAGGTGTGGTTTTCTATCTAAATGAGAGTGTGATAACCTGGGTTTCCCAAAAACAAAAATGTGTTGCTTTGTCGTCTTGCGAGGCTGAGTTTATGGCTGCTACCGGAAGCAGCGTGTCAAGGAATATGGCTGCGAAAGTTGCTTGGGGGAAATAA